GTTAGAGTATTTGATTTGATGGGCAGATGTTTCTGATTAATATGAGAATTTCTAGCATTTAATCTTTTTTTCTAGCGCATCTGGTGAGGATTAACAAGGAGGCTCTGTTGAgtcctctaattagtaatagtaagattgaTTTAGGAGATAGTCTTTTTGCTTAAGGGGTTGTGTAATATCTCTATACATAAGAGGATGACTGCTCCTAACCAGCCCATATCTCGGAAAAAAAAATGGGTGCAGACCCCTGCACCCAACCACCGTGCAGACCCACCTTGGATGGAAGCCACGTGTCCCAAAAAGCCCATCACACGGTCAGGGGAGGTTGGCTTAGGCTTAAACTTCGGTGGGCCAACTTTCGTGGGCCTTTTGCCAACCACCCCTGACCTGTGTGATGGTCATTTTGGGACACGTGGCTTATATCCAAGATGGGTCTACACAGAGGTTGGGCGCAGGGGTCTGCACCCAATTTTTTCCCCATATCTCCGGCCCTCTTATCTAGTTTTTCCAGTATTTAGTTGAGTTCTACTGCTGTTGAGATCCACTATGTGGGAGGTTAATACTATGTCTATGTTTAAGTTTTCTGTAAGTTATCCTCTGTAAGACAACCAGACCTGGTAGATCATGGAAATAAAGCAATCATGCTCCCTGAGACCTGAGCCTTTGATCTAAGATGATTTGTATTTGGTTTTTCCCTTCTTTCTTCCCCCTATTCACCATTTTGCTCGATCTTGAGTCCGTGAGGTTTTGGGGTTGTTGTGTTGGGTTTAATTCGTGAAAGGACACCAGATGAACACCCAGCCAAGTGAATCAGGCAGATTCATCATGAGCACGATTTTTCACCCTAGGGAGAATTTCTTGAGAAAACTCCACTTCCCTAGATGGATATTCAGATCTGCATCATTTCCAGAGTTTCTGGGGTTTGATTCTTTGGGGATATCATCTAATACACCTAAGAATCATCTCAACATAGTTTGGGAATTTTTGGAGGCGATCCAACTTTAGATTTTTGGGAAGAATTTCAGGGACCTGAGCTGATCGAGGAAACCGTCCAGGCCGCCTGAGCCAAGCGGCCAGACCGGTTCTTCGCTGTCCAGCCGGCCTCCCAGATGGCCACCGTATATGTATGCTTAATAATATAATATACTTCGATTCATGTGAACACAGCAAAGAGGATGTAGATCAGATCAGAAACAAAGCAGAGCAGATGCAGTGCCAAGGCACCCTGTAGCTTGGGCTCTCTATGGCTTTGGACTCAGGTCGACACAGGAAAAAAGTAGTCTCATGCGCAACGTATACCTCTTGGCATCATTGGTAGTGATAAGCAAGCCCAATCAGTTTTGCCACGCACTCCGTCTGTAAACTATTACTACTACTAATCCATCATCAACTCGGCCAGTTGTGGGTGATACATATGCAAAAGCCCCTATCAGTGAGAGCCGCTATTAATTTCTTCCTGTGGCAAGGGCATCATGGGTGGGCTAGACGCGAGCCTGGTAGGTTGGCGTGTTATGGCTGGGTGCTctcttttcatttttctttttggaAATGCACATAGTTCAGTGACTAGCCGTGGTCTCTTCTTCTTGGCCCACGACTAGCTTTGGAGCAAAAGACAGCGCAAATCATGTGGTCTCTACCCATGTACCCCAACTTACTTGTCTTTGTCTATGTTAATTATTGGGTGAGTGTTGGCTCGCACAGTCAAGAAGATGTATTGGTAACAATATTCTAACACGTCCATTTCACATAGCAAAACATCTTGGTTAATTAGGTGCGTATTTGGTGTAGACTTGCCAGGTCAAGATCTTGGCGAGTAATTTTTTTATTCTTATTTTAAACAAAGGCAGCACTCAAGATGCTCGGAACGTTAAAAAGGACAGCCCCCATTTCGGGTTACATTACATGGTTAATTCTGAAAAAAAAGAAAGCAGACAACGATATATGAAAAATAAAAGGAGTGGGCTTGGGCAGCCAAAAAATTTAGTCTGCTCGTGCTCCTAGATAGGGCAGACACTACCCATTTCGTGGGATTAAAAAAAAACTACCTATTTCGCGGGGGCCAACAAGTATTAGTAGCTCTGGGCATTATTGGATGGAGGGGTGGTTTGACGCGACGTGACTAGCTAATCTGGCATCTGCTGCCTGGGTTGAAGGTCGTCAATTATTTTGGTTGTGCGATAGTGATAGCCTCTAACATTGGCAGCCGAGGACGAACTACCCATTCTCAATCTGGTTTTGGTAGTATAATTTACAAATTAAAAGTGTTTTTAGAAGCAACGGCAGCAGTTGAGCCGACTGTGTATGTATGTAGGTACACTGCGTTGTGAGAGTACTACAACAACTGTGTAACATCATAATCTTCATCTAACGGGCCGCTTAGACGTAGGAAAAGTTACACAGTCAGTACGTATGAAAAGTTGAGTCGTCGACTCGACGACTGACGTCGACTCGACGACTGACGTCGACTGTATACCAAACATTGTTTCGTGCAACTAGATGTATTATGATGATGTGACTCGTGTTTCCAAGCACTAGTAGCTAATATATTTTTTTCTAAGCACGCAACCATACTAGCTACTAGCTCGAGATCGACAACCATGTGGAAAGACTGTAGGACAGCGGTTCGCCATGCACAAAAAGCACTGGCAgcttatattattattatacaGTGTAGTACATCGACGTACGCAAGGAACAAGTTTATCGTTCTAATCTCATTATTTGTTGTTTGTTTCTAGTTATATATATACAAGTCTGACGTGCTGGCAACGGTGTACATACCATGGTTTGTATAATTTGTTGCACTGAGCTTGTACCAAAAATGGGCTTTGCCGTAACGTAAATTCGCTCCGAGGCCAAGCCAAGATACGAGTGGTGTGGCATTAACAAATGTTTTGCAACTCCAGACTCGAAGTGAGAAGGATGAGACTAAAATACTAGATCTATCGAGTGAGAGATGAACAGACGAGATAAATAGTGGGGGAGACAGGACCGAGTGATAAAAGAGGAGTAAGTGCCTAATGAACCGACAGCGAAGGAGAGAGTGGgatattaaataaaaataattcaAGCTGCAAGTAAAGTTTTTTTTATTCCATATGCTCACATGCATGCCTGTAGCAGCAAATggagagatgccatgccactaaGTAGAAACAATAGCAGCAGATCACTGTCCACACGAGACACGAAACGCTAAGCGCTGGATGAAGACAAATACTAAAGTAACAAAGTGGATAAAGGCATGTGTCTGCCACTACAGAAAAAGAAAGCTGTGCCTTTTCCAGGAGATGTCTCAGTTTGTTTTCATATATCAGAATAATATATGTTTGATGTTATCTTGTCCCCGCTTTCGGCCCCTCTCGACACCTTCTCATTGAGATTGGGGAAGGTTTTAGGTAGTGATAGATGATCAAATAAAGAGAAGTCTAAAGGTTGTTGTTAGAAAACAAGCTTTCAGGGTATTGCGGTTCTAGGCTGCCAAGCTTTTAGAAAAGAAGATGCTTAATTATTGTTTATTTATTATATAATATACACGACTGACGACTCGCGGTCACGGATCGATGATCATCATCACGAGGGAGGTTATTAGCTCTCTCTCTGAGCAGCAGCAGAGCACAAGGGAGCAGCAGACTTCCTTCTGCCAAGCCTGTCATCTTCTGCTCCGTCTCTGAGCTCCTAGTCTCCATCCCACAACCGCCGTCCCTGAACTCAACTCCGTATTCACCGACAAGATCCACTCCAGAAGCCATTGCACCCGACCACCCTTCCGTCTTCAACGTCGAGATTTCAAGGTAGCTCCTTTCTGATCTGATTCGTTCTCTGAGACCTAGCAAAACAGACTCGATCTGCAGTCCTTGCTagctgctcttcttcttcttttttttgagaAAACTGGAGGGGCCGAAGCCCCTAATAGCTGCTCTTCTCGATGTAATTAACCACTAAAGGTTTCAGATCATGAACATGAACCCACTCATCAGTATGACATGTTAACTAATCTTTGTTTTGCTTAACGAAGATATCAATCTATAAGGTCATCCTGGCTTTAACAGAGTCCTTAcagtccaaattatagatgacGTACGTTTAAGCTGACGAAGAAATCAATCTACAATAGTGCACCTTGGCACTTATTAGTTACCTTGACTACTGATTTGCTACAGCTGACTAACAGGGCTGGTAGATATCCTGGATCTATCTAATGGTTCAGGATTTATTGCTTGCTCATGTAGGAACTGTGCTTGAGAGTTGAGACATGGCAGCCGTCCTGGATGCCTTGGCACCCTACGTCAAGAAGCTAATAACAGACATGGCGCAAGAAGAGGTTTCCATGTTGCTGGGCATCTCCGCCGagatcaccaagctggaggacaacaTGGAAGGCCTCAAAGCCTTCATGGCAGATGCCGAGAGGAGGCACATCACTGACACAAGCGTCCAGAGATGGGCGACAAGGCTTAAGAACGCCATGTATGATGCCACTGACATCATAGACTTGTGTCAACTCGAGGCCGACAAGCGCAGGGAGTCCAAAGGTGGCGACGGCGTGGAACAGAAGTTGCCCAGCTGCTTCCAGCCATTGCTCTTCTGCCTGCGGAATCCCGTGTTCGCACACAAGATAGGCAGCCGCATCAAGGAGCTGAATCAGCAGATAGAAGGCATCCACAAGGAGGCGTGCAAGTTCAAGTTCAATATAGGCCTCGGTTCCAGCCCGGAGAAAGGAAGCTAACTGCTGCTGAGTTATTCAGCTATAGGACAAGTTCACAGTTCGATGAGTCTGCCATAGTTGGGGAACAGATAGAGAGGGATATAAGGGAGCTCATTCACTTGCTAGTCTCAAGTGATGATAATCACACCATCAAAGTCGTGTCTATAATTGGTGTTGGTGGCATGGGAAAGACTACTCTTGCTCAGAAGATCTTCAATGTTGCAACCATCCAAGAGCACTTCAAGACGAAGACGATATGGCTAAGCATCACTCAACACTTTGATGAGGTGGAGCTACTGTGGACAGCAATCAAGCATGCTGGAGGCGACCATGGTGCCGACAAGGACAAAAGCACTCTGACGGAGACCCTATTGCACACCCTGTCCAGTGGAAGGTTTCTGCTAGTGATGGATGACGTGTGGAACGACGTGCTTTATGTCCCAGTCAGAAATGCTAGCAAGAAACAGCCTGGAAGCAGGGTCCTTGTCACCACAAGATCTGCACACCTACCACAGCAGATGCAAGCCGCGCTGCACCAACACCGTGTCAGGCCTCTAGGCAATGATGATGCCTGGTCCTTGCTCAAGAAACAGCTACAGCCTGATCAGGTTAGTCTATCCATACTCTATACAACTTGAACACCTGCTATACTCATAGAAAGCCTATGAAGTCAATCTTATAGTACAATCTAAGCATTCTATGATCTAGTTCCCAGCATTGTTTACTCATAGCTAGCTTATGAGAGTAGCAAAGGAGACCAGCAAAACTATGATCTTGCAGACATAATCAAATTTATTAACCAAATGACACTAGGGTCAGATGAGCTATTAATTACTCTCTCCCTCCAGAAACTGACTACACGCCTAGTTCTATGTGAAGTCTACCAATCTCAAATTTGACCTTATTTAGTATCAATAAAAGGTATCAGTATTTATGGTATCAATTTTATTATCATTAGATTTAACTTAGAGAAATGAATTTGCAGTATATATATTTCGATTCATAAATGTGGACAATTTTCTCTATAATTTAGTTAAACCTATGATAGTTTCACCTAAATAATAAAGCTGCCAACTTGTTGCATTATATGGAGTACTTAATTAGATACTTCTTTTAATGTCTCCACAATAATGCTCATAAGACGTGTTGGAGAAAGAGGTAAATCAATAGTTCCACTAGCGTCCAGCCAGAGGCAGTTGCATCACCTGCTTTTGCAAATTATATGTTCCACCGCGCGGCCCTGCGGCCCCACGCCACCATGGAGAGGGAGCActaggagagagggaggggcggaGGGAAAGACGAAGGGAGCgctgggagagagggaggggcggaGGGAGGCGTGCGAGAGAGAGATCGAGGGATGGACGGGTGCCTGTGAATGTGTTAGTACCGGTTAGGGTTTTTGTTCACCTTATATACTCAACACTCAGTATTGGGCCTGGGAATGGTAGCGTGTTGGGCCAGAATTTCGGAGGCGTGCCGTATAAGATAACCGCCTCCGAAAATGCCTTTATGCTACAACAAATCTACTTGTTCAAACCTCTTGCCCTTAAAACGCAAGGACACCTCAATGTGAACGATGATAAAAATAACCACTAGAAAACATTGCATTGTAGTCCCAATTCCCAAATGAGAACATTTAGAGCTCAATGCAATGCATGAACTCCATATTATTAGTGTTACGGAATTTGCACCCATTCATGCAGATCTCAATTGAAATCAGACCATTGCGAGCAGAGGCTTATGTGTAAGTTCATATAAAATATGGCACACTTTTAATATGTTGGCCAACATAAGTGTCATTGTGTCATAGAAGAAGCATTATCGTGTTTGCATGGTAATGTACATAAGCAACCCGATCATTGTCAGAAATAATAAAGGGCCTTAAATGAATTTATTGGCAGGTAGTCGCAATTGACCAACTGAAAACTATCGGGATGGAAATTCTTGAAAATTGTGATGGCTTACCACTTGCAATTAAAGTGATTGGAGGACTCTTGAGCACAAGATACCCAAGTGAGCATGAGTGGAAAGCTGTTCTGAACATGCCTGCATGGTCACTAACTGGACTGCCTCTAGAACTAGACAACCGGCTGTACTTGAGCTACGAGGATTTGTCTCCCCAATTAAAGCAGTGCTTTCTGTATTGCTCGATGTTCCCTAAAGGTGTAGAAATCATACAAGCCGTAGTTACTGAAATGTGGATCAGTGAAGGACTTATTCAACCACCAGATAAAAGAAGAAGTACCAGGTCACATGAGTATGGGTTGGAAGACATAGCAACCGAGTATTACCGAGAGTTAATAATGAGGAATCTTATAGAACCTATGGAAGGATATTCTCTCACTGGATACAGGTGCACCATGCATGATGTGGTCCGATCCTTTGCTGAATATATGGTAAGAGAAGAATCAGTTGTGATGGTTGGCCAAGAGCAGGCTACTACCAGTGGTGGTGGGATGCTTGTACGTCGCCTATCTATAGGACAAACCGTATCAGTGGTGGAATGGGCTGTTTTGCAAAGGCACGAGTCACTTAGAACATTAATTGTAAACTCTAGGGTAAACTTTCATCCTGGTGATTCGGTGGGTAGTTTCTCCGGTCTACGTGTGCTGTACATACTGTCTGCCGATTGTGATACACTAGTTCCCTCTCTGTCTATGTTGAAGCACTTGAGATACCTTCACTTAGAGGATACTGATATATCTAGGCTCCCAGATGACATCCACAAGATGAAATTCCTACTATACATTTCACTTGGTCACTGTAAGAGGCTATGCCATCTTCCTGGCAGCATCATAAAACTTGTGCATCTAAGGTCTCTTGACATCCAAGGATCAAATGTTAGTGTCATTCCTAAGGGGTTCGGTGAGTTAACAAATCTGAGGTCACTTTATGGCTTCCCAGTATACGTGGACATGGATGCAAGCAATAGCTGGTGCAGTTTGCAGGAGCTGGAGCCTCTCTCTCAGTTTAGGAATCTTACATTATATGGCCTAGAGAAGGTGCAGGACAGCCGGATGGCTGAAAAGGCCATGATTAGCAGCAAGCGCCACCTTGGGTATCTAGAGCTACAGTATAGTGCAAGTGGACATACTATAGGGACAGGTGGTGCTGAGgcagagcagcagcaacaacagaaGGTGGCCGAGGAGGTCTTGGAAAAGCTCTGCCCTCCAACCTGCCTGGAGAATCTTACTTTGAAAGGGGGATACGTTGGTCGCCAGCTACCAGACTGGATGTGTGCTCCAGCATCGGCAGAGTTTAAGAGCATAAGGTATTTGAAACTGGAGAACCTGCCTTGCTGCACCCAGCTCCCTGATGGTCTGTGCTGCCTCACAAGTTTAGAATTGCTGATCATCAGAGATGCGCCAGCCATCAAGCGTATTGGCCCCCAATTCCAAGCGTCATCCTCCGTGGCAGCTAGAGGTTCCACTGCTAGTACATCTGCACCGTTTCCTAAACTGAGACAGCTATTTCTGAATGGGCTACGTGAGTGGGAAGAGTGGGAATGGAACGACTGTGAGGAGCATATGGATGTGGAAACTGCCATAGCCATGCCTTGTCTGGAGAGACTCCAAATCAAAAACTGCAAGCTGAGCTGTGTTCCACCAGGCCTCGCCAGCACCAAGAGGCATACTCTTAGAGAACTAAACCTGTACCAGCTCTCCAACCTGACACATGTGGAGAACTTCCCTTCAGTTGTGGAACTTGACGTGTTTGACTGCCCAAAGCTCAAGAGGATCAGCGGCCTCTCCAGGTTGCAGAAGATTAGGATCGTTCGCTGCACAAAGCTGGAGGTTCTAGAAGGTGTCACAGCACTCGACAGCCTTGTACTGCACACCACCATGGAGACGCTTCCAGAATACCTGCGAGCTGTAAACCCaaggtatctcaagttggaaTGCAACAAGAAGCTATACGAATCCTCCTCATCTCCAGGTAGCTCCGAATGGGACAAGATCAGCCACATTGGAAAGCACAACATTGTCTGCCTCGAAGATTGAGACACAGACCAAGACTGGTAACTACGTAGCTGCATCGAAGATGGCGCGTGTGTTCAGGTAAATTGCATTCTTTCACTAGGCCGGAAGTCAGTTTtcatatttattaattattgCTTGTACTCTGATTCGTTGCAGGAAAAGCTTTCATTGGACCACACATAGAACAGCAGGGCATCAAAATATATGGTGATTAAACAAAGTGTTGCTACAGCCTGCCCGTCCGACGAGAGGACATCTACAATTGTTAACAATCAATTGTCTTGGAACAAAAGAAAAACACAGTGCTTGTGTTCACCTTTTCCCTGTTCAAGTCTGGCCAAAGTATGTGTATTATCATCTCTTATATTTGtaattatatttttttctctcaaattATTACGTATTTTCAAGTGTCATTATGCACTGACCGTGTAACTAATGTATGCAGGCATCCAGGATCCTTATGGCAGACACATGATGTTAGCTTGCACTGGCAAGTGGGACTGAGATCTGCTTGGTAGAAGCTCGTCTCCAGCACGCAGTACACATACTCTGTTCACATGCAGACTGTTGACATACTGCAAAATCATGGATACGGATACTGTCTCCTGCACTCTTGTAGTCTTGACCATGTATATTTGTACACtccatatatattttttgaagTAATGGACTGTTGAAacttgcggtctcagacagtgaagaagtggtagaggcctccgcccgctGAGCACGGTACTCGGGCGGAGGCTCCAAAGGGTTGGCACGGCAAGTGGGCGTGTAAGGGAGTGACACGTAATGCTGGGGTTTCATTAATACCTTCACCAACCTCGCAGTattgttacaagtgttccctatttatagggctcaactaccgccTTTGCGGtgtttacaacagtgcccctcaactgctacagtacattctgggAATATTcctctacttgctcttcgtctcgggggtaatcttgttGCACCGTTCTCAGGTACTGGGCCTGCACGATCAGTCAGCCCATCAGGCCCTAAGATTCGGCCTTGGGCCTTGGACTACCGCCGTCGGCCTCCGCCTCTGGGAGTGCCAAAGCCGCTTGCCTCCGATCGCCCAGGATTGCCGATCTCCTGCTTGAGTCTTCGCCCCGACGGGCGGAGACCATGCTGGAGCGCCCGCACAGTCCACGAGCGCCCTCATCCGGTTACCTGCACATACTTAGGCAATGTTGGCATTTAATTAGTCTTGTAGTGGAGCGGCCTCCGCCCCATCAGCCGGAGACGCCTGCGAGTCGACCGGGCGGAGACCGCGCTAGGGCCACCGTCCACAACCTGCAAGCACAATCTAACAAACCGTTCTCTTTCCCGGGTTTGGAGGCGTGAGAGCTGGGCCTCTGTTTTGGTAACAGGTCGGAGATGCCCTTGTAACCTGCTGACtgcgtaggtctccgccactcgcggtggccatgttacaacagttccccccttttgagaccacggtccgcctgagcgtgtcgtgagctcaaaaaaggcctagccaaggacgTCCATGTGGGCGGAGACCTCGCGTAGTAGCGTCTCTGACCGAGCCCCCGTcggttcccccctggcccgctctggcgcggCCGCTGGTCTTGTTGAAGTAGCCGTTTAGGCTGCAGATTTAGCTGTTTGTGCAAACCTAGCCGTTTGCGCCGCGTTGCTTCCCGTTGGGCTATGGGCGGCTTCTTCGGAGATGACCGTTGGACACCGGGCAAGTTCTTCGGAGACGACCGTTGGACACCGGGCGAGttctccggagatgaccgttgtacgGTGGGAGCCGAACCGCCCGCCCTcggcctatataagggcgggGTTGGTGGAGGGGTCCCGCCACACAGCCTCATTCTCTTTCCTTGCCACCAAGAAGTCGCGCTTCGCCCACCTTGCTCTCACCTGCATCGCCGTCGCGTCTTCCACCTCCTCGCTTGCGTCTTCCGCTTAGGCCGCCACCGCGGTGGCTTCTTCTTCCGCCTCTGCCCACACTCGTCGGCCCGCCTtcttcggaccctatcgccaccttctcggtGTTAGGGCAGCCGGCTGGAGtgcgcgctttgaggagtgcatgctagCCTCTGCCTCTGCATTGGAATTTGAGAAGCTACTGGAGGAGGATCTAGGGAGCGTCTCTGCATCCGTCGGAGACCTGATCGACGCGGATTCCGGAGGCATGGCGATAAAGTCGTGGGATTTCGGCCCCTCATCCATTACTGATGAGGCGGttgcggagatgttgaaggaatcttattttccttcttcgagggtaaaaatccctccgcctgGCCAGACTGTTCCAGAGCCGaaggagggatatgcggtggtgtttcgggacttcttcacctgcagcctccgccttccttacgTCCCCTTCCTCCgacgggtgttggagaccttcaatgtccagctccatcatctgactcctacgGCCTTCCTTACGctcagcaaattctgctgggcgtgtgtttcttatggcgccgagccagatgtggacaccttctgcgcttactacgagttgcagaagcagccgaagaagaataAGGAGATgcgggagggcaaggaggtggaggtgatctgccagtatggtagttgcaccttcatgtcgaagaggaaccaaggcgtagatcgcctggagatttctttttgccagaaaggcaaatgggaccgcggctggcttgAGGGGTGGTTCTATGTGAAGACCTACAGGGTCCGCGGCACCACCGATGATGGTGTGGAGGTCGTGGAGTATCCATTGACCTTAAGAATGGAGGTGATGTCGCCGCATACGCGCGTGGAACCGCCGGAGGCGGTGTCTCCGGCGAGGGAGGCTTGTGACCGGGCCTTTGCATTGGCGTGCCGCTACTCCGGGGGCtgcgatctggtggaggagattatggcctccaactattGGCCCCTGAAAGGAGACAATCCACCCTTTCGTCTTGAAATGGTGGCGATTCCCAtttttgggccggaggccgggattccgttcccccgcttcgGCCAGTCTTTGGAGGAGGGGGTGATAGAGGACAGTTTCATCTCCGAGGTTGAGGAAGCCGCCATCGGGTTGGTCGGTAGAatttccgagcgtgagtacacgtctcggagAGCCGTGGCAGGCATCATGCtgtggctcaatcgagtttttgaggatcTCGGGATCGTGtaccgggagcgcgaggttcccgcgGAGGTCATGGCTTcgattgacaagaagaagaagaaggcctccgtgaagaatgttacggcggaggccgagtccaagaagaggaagggcgccgctgTTGCTCAGGCGCCTGCGAAAAAGAAGAAGTCCGGTGCTCTGGTGATCGCGCCGGCCGCGTCTTCGACCGGTAGTGCGGGCGTTGCCTCCGCCGACAGTGAAGACGTTCAGAGCTCTTCCGTCCCATCAAGGGACGTGCGGGTCGCGAGCGGCGGAGATAGCGGCTCTCTTGGGGCTCTGGTGCGCTCTGTACGCGGTGCTGTGAGTGGCGCCGAACAGCCGGAGGCCAGCGCCGCCAATCCTATGCCCGACATTTTTGGCGGGCTGTATTCCAGTTCTGAAGAGGGCACGGAGGTCGTCTTGCCGCGTGCTCCTTCACGTCCCACCGTTGCTGCATCTCCCCCCGCGCCAGAGGCCGTCGTCGGGTAGCCGGAGGCCGTGCTCGCTGAGCAGGCCCCGGCAGCTCAGGCTTCTTCGAGCTCTCCGCCCGCCAGGCCGTGGGCTGGGGAGAGCCAGCCTTTTGGGCCTTCGCCGCATGATAGGGCGGAGACCTCTGCCCAGGGGGCTCGTCAGACGGCCCAtcctgggctttttatgagtaagtttgtttggcgCACATTTGTGTGTCCGCTGTCTTCGCCAGGTTTATTTGTTTTTGTATTCTACCAAGTGCTAATGCCGTGTACTTGTTGCTTCGCAGGTGATGTCATGGCCGGACTCCTCACTCTGGAGGAGCAAGCGGCCGCCGCCAGTGCCAGGTTTGGTCCGGGGCAGCCGGGGCCGATGGCGCCGGGTCCAAGTGAGTGTAGAGTGTTTTTAGCTTACTCGTCTTTTGGTCTGCTGCTATTGCCTATTTCTGatcggccctctgacctgagttgttgttgttgttgttgtttttgctatgcaggctcctccgacacttctatctcaggttgggaagagtgctatcttggggttcttgaAGACATCGGAGGTGGTCTCC
This sequence is a window from Miscanthus floridulus cultivar M001 chromosome 10, ASM1932011v1, whole genome shotgun sequence. Protein-coding genes within it:
- the LOC136489617 gene encoding putative disease resistance protein At1g50180: MAAVLDALAPYVKKLITDMAQEEVSMLLGISAEITKLEDNMEGLKAFMADAERRHITDTSVQRWATRLKNAMYDATDIIDLCQLEADKRRESKGGDGVEQKLPSCFQPLLFCLRNPVFAHKIGSRIKELNQQIEGIHKEACKFKFNIGLGSSPEKGS
- the LOC136485697 gene encoding putative disease resistance RPP13-like protein 1 is translated as MGKTTLAQKIFNVATIQEHFKTKTIWLSITQHFDEVELLWTAIKHAGGDHGADKDKSTLTETLLHTLSSGRFLLVMDDVWNDVLYVPVRNASKKQPGSRVLVTTRSAHLPQQMQAALHQHRVRPLGNDDAWSLLKKQLQPDQVVAIDQLKTIGMEILENCDGLPLAIKVIGGLLSTRYPSEHEWKAVLNMPAWSLTGLPLELDNRLYLSYEDLSPQLKQCFLYCSMFPKGVEIIQAVVTEMWISEGLIQPPDKRRSTRSHEYGLEDIATEYYRELIMRNLIEPMEGYSLTGYRCTMHDVVRSFAEYMVREESVVMVGQEQATTSGGGMLVRRLSIGQTVSVVEWAVLQRHESLRTLIVNSRVNFHPGDSVGSFSGLRVLYILSADCDTLVPSLSMLKHLRYLHLEDTDISRLPDDIHKMKFLLYISLGHCKRLCHLPGSIIKLVHLRSLDIQGSNVSVIPKGFGELTNLRSLYGFPVYVDMDASNSWCSLQELEPLSQFRNLTLYGLEKVQDSRMAEKAMISSKRHLGYLELQYSASGHTIGTGGAEAEQQQQQKVAEEVLEKLCPPTCLENLTLKGGYVGRQLPDWMCAPASAEFKSIRYLKLENLPCCTQLPDGLCCLTSLELLIIRDAPAIKRIGPQFQASSSVAARGSTASTSAPFPKLRQLFLNGLREWEEWEWNDCEEHMDVETAIAMPCLERLQIKNCKLSCVPPGLASTKRHTLRELNLYQLSNLTHVENFPSVVELDVFDCPKLKRISGLSRLQKIRIVRCTKLEVLEGVTALDSLVLHTTMETLPEYLRAVNPRYLKLECNKKLYESSSSPGSSEWDKISHIGKHNIVCLED